In Shinella sp. XGS7, a single genomic region encodes these proteins:
- the ilvC gene encoding ketol-acid reductoisomerase: protein MNVFYDKDADLSLIKGKNVTIIGYGSQGHAHAQNLNDSGVKVTVGLRRGGASWAKAENAGLKVAEIAEAVKAADVVMILLPDEQIAEVYKKEVEPNIKQGASLAFAHGFNVHYGQVTPRGDLDVWMVAPKAPGHTVRGTYTQGGGVPHLIAVYADKSGKARDLALSYAAANGGGRSGIIETNFKEECETDLFGEQVVLCGGLVELIRAGFETLVEAGYAPEMAYFECLHEVKLIVDLIYEGGIANMNYSISNTAEWGEYVTGPRIITAETKAEMKRVLHDIQTGKYAKSFILENKAGAPTLISRRRLTSEHQIEQVGEKLRAMMPWIKKNRLVDQSKN, encoded by the coding sequence ATGAACGTTTTCTACGACAAGGACGCTGATCTGAGCCTCATCAAGGGCAAGAACGTCACCATCATCGGCTACGGCTCACAAGGCCACGCCCATGCCCAGAACCTGAACGACAGCGGCGTCAAGGTCACCGTCGGTCTGCGCCGTGGCGGCGCCTCCTGGGCAAAGGCCGAGAACGCCGGCCTCAAGGTCGCCGAGATCGCCGAGGCCGTGAAGGCCGCCGACGTGGTCATGATCCTGCTGCCCGACGAGCAGATCGCCGAGGTCTACAAGAAGGAAGTCGAGCCCAATATCAAGCAGGGCGCCTCGCTGGCCTTCGCCCACGGCTTCAATGTGCACTACGGTCAGGTCACCCCGCGTGGCGACCTGGACGTCTGGATGGTTGCCCCCAAGGCCCCCGGCCACACCGTGCGCGGCACCTATACCCAGGGTGGCGGCGTGCCCCACCTGATCGCCGTCTATGCCGACAAGAGCGGCAAGGCCCGTGATCTGGCCCTGAGCTATGCCGCGGCCAATGGCGGCGGCCGTTCGGGCATCATCGAGACCAACTTCAAGGAAGAGTGCGAAACCGACCTCTTCGGCGAACAGGTCGTTCTGTGCGGCGGTCTCGTCGAGCTGATCCGCGCCGGTTTTGAAACGCTGGTCGAAGCCGGTTACGCACCGGAAATGGCCTATTTCGAGTGCCTGCACGAAGTGAAGCTGATCGTCGACCTGATCTATGAAGGCGGCATCGCCAACATGAACTACTCGATCTCCAACACGGCCGAGTGGGGCGAATACGTCACGGGTCCGCGCATCATCACCGCCGAGACCAAGGCCGAGATGAAGCGCGTCCTGCACGACATCCAGACCGGCAAGTACGCCAAGAGCTTCATTCTGGAGAACAAGGCCGGCGCGCCGACCCTGATCAGCCGTCGTCGCCTGACCTCGGAGCACCAGATCGAGCAGGTGGGTGAGAAGCTGCGCGCCATGATGCCCTGGATCAAGAAGAACCGCCTGGTCGACCAGAGCAAGAACTGA
- the ilvN gene encoding acetolactate synthase small subunit — protein sequence MRHIIALLLENEPGALSRVVALFSARGYNIESLTVAPTEDPSLSRMTIVTTGSDEVIEQITKHLNRLIEVVKVVDLTEGNYTERELMLIKVRAVGKEREEMKRTADIFRGRIIDVTEKTYTIELTGDATKLDAFIDAIDRTAILETVRTGSSGIGRGERILRV from the coding sequence ATGAGACACATCATTGCTTTGCTCCTCGAGAACGAGCCGGGCGCGCTCTCGCGCGTGGTCGCGCTGTTCTCAGCCCGCGGCTACAACATCGAGAGCCTGACCGTGGCGCCCACCGAGGACCCCTCGCTCTCGCGCATGACCATCGTGACCACCGGCTCGGACGAGGTGATCGAGCAGATCACCAAGCACCTGAACCGGCTGATCGAGGTGGTCAAGGTCGTGGACCTGACCGAGGGCAACTACACCGAGCGCGAGCTCATGCTGATCAAGGTCCGCGCCGTGGGCAAGGAGCGCGAGGAGATGAAGCGCACCGCCGACATCTTCCGGGGCCGCATCATCGACGTGACCGAGAAGACCTACACCATCGAGCTCACCGGTGACGCCACCAAGCTCGACGCCTTCATCGACGCCATCGACCGCACCGCCATCCTGGAGACCGTGCGCACCGGCTCCAGCGGCATCGGCCGCGGCGAGCGCATCCTCCGTGTATGA
- a CDS encoding RNA polymerase sigma factor, translating into MATEKELNEFLRSVEKRAFKRSAYLVRDDDAALDIVQDAMIRLAEKYYDRPAAELPLLFQRILSNATMDWFRRQKVRKSVMQNLSDFEGADGDDDFDLLESLEAQDGMLGSLSAADEVSRAQILQAIDKEVAELPARQREAFLLRYWEELDVAETASVMGCSEGSVKTHCSRAVHSLAKSLRAKGITL; encoded by the coding sequence TTGGCCACCGAAAAAGAACTCAACGAATTCCTCCGCAGCGTCGAGAAACGAGCCTTCAAGCGCAGCGCCTATCTGGTGCGCGACGATGATGCTGCGCTGGACATCGTGCAGGACGCCATGATCCGGCTGGCCGAGAAGTACTACGACCGGCCGGCGGCAGAGCTGCCGCTGCTGTTCCAGCGCATCCTCTCCAACGCCACCATGGACTGGTTCCGGCGTCAGAAGGTGCGCAAGTCCGTGATGCAGAATCTCTCGGACTTCGAGGGAGCGGACGGGGACGACGATTTCGACCTGCTGGAATCGCTGGAAGCGCAGGACGGCATGCTGGGCAGTCTGAGCGCCGCGGACGAGGTGTCGCGGGCCCAGATCTTGCAAGCCATCGACAAGGAAGTCGCCGAACTGCCGGCGCGTCAACGCGAAGCCTTCCTCCTGCGTTACTGGGAGGAACTGGACGTCGCGGAGACGGCGTCCGTGATGGGGTGCTCGGAGGGCAGCGTGAAAACGCACTGCTCCCGTGCCGTCCATTCGCTTGCAAAATCGCTGAGGGCCAAGGGGATCACACTATGA
- a CDS encoding DUF3619 family protein, which yields MSKKLPITELDVSRFGLRVAAGLSEHNESLPADISERLRFAREQALTRAREARATAPQTQPSLIQQGASLALGGPGRGRWLKLASLLPLLLLVGGLLLIQHSQWYQQITAAAEMDAALLSDKLPPAAYGDPGFSEYLSDDEQQQPGAENPDAKE from the coding sequence ATGAGCAAGAAGCTGCCAATCACCGAGCTGGACGTCTCGCGCTTCGGTCTGCGCGTCGCCGCCGGCCTGAGCGAACACAACGAATCCCTGCCCGCCGACATCAGCGAGCGCCTTCGCTTCGCCCGTGAGCAGGCGCTCACCCGTGCCCGCGAAGCCCGCGCCACCGCCCCCCAGACCCAGCCCAGCCTGATCCAGCAAGGCGCCAGCCTGGCCCTGGGCGGCCCGGGCCGTGGTCGCTGGCTGAAGCTGGCCTCCCTGCTGCCCCTGCTGCTGCTGGTGGGCGGCCTGCTGCTGATCCAGCACAGCCAGTGGTACCAGCAGATCACGGCCGCCGCCGAGATGGACGCCGCCCTGCTGTCCGACAAGCTGCCGCCCGCCGCCTATGGCGACCCGGGCTTCTCCGAGTACCTCAGCGACGACGAGCAGCAACAGCCCGGCGCCGAGAACCCCGACGCCAAAGAGTGA
- a CDS encoding DUF3106 domain-containing protein — MTRLAPCPLGRLSLALALACCGLPALQAQPAEPAASAPAPTDLAASAAPVPAPVAAPAPAPAPVTAKPAPTPVQAGNLDWRALSASQRQILAPLEAEWAGLDASRRSKWLELAARYPQLPEDEQQRVQQRMMDWVRLSPSERQQARLAFQAARQLQADERQAKWEAYQALPEEKRQQLADKAAQKAAAHKPAPLLQSPVAGAESKPAASLAKPSLVLLRPEAGGPPVGPTVLQARPGATTVLINQGRSQLRQPTGHPQLAIDMQRLDPKTLLPKAGPQPARQ; from the coding sequence ATGACCCGCCTGGCCCCCTGCCCGCTCGGCCGCCTCAGCCTCGCCCTTGCCCTTGCCTGCTGCGGCCTGCCCGCATTGCAGGCCCAGCCCGCCGAGCCCGCCGCCTCGGCGCCCGCACCTACAGACCTGGCCGCCTCGGCCGCACCGGTCCCTGCGCCAGTCGCGGCACCTGCACCGGCCCCAGCGCCCGTGACGGCCAAGCCCGCGCCGACACCGGTGCAGGCCGGCAATCTCGACTGGCGTGCCCTGAGCGCCAGCCAGCGCCAGATCCTGGCCCCCTTGGAAGCGGAATGGGCCGGCCTGGACGCCTCCCGCCGCAGCAAATGGCTGGAACTGGCCGCCCGCTACCCGCAGCTGCCCGAGGATGAGCAGCAACGGGTGCAGCAACGCATGATGGACTGGGTGCGCCTGAGCCCCAGCGAGCGCCAGCAGGCGCGTCTGGCCTTCCAGGCCGCGCGGCAGCTGCAGGCCGATGAGCGCCAAGCCAAGTGGGAGGCCTACCAGGCCCTGCCCGAAGAGAAGCGCCAGCAACTGGCCGACAAGGCGGCGCAGAAGGCCGCGGCCCACAAACCCGCTCCCCTGCTGCAAAGCCCGGTGGCCGGCGCCGAGAGCAAGCCGGCCGCCAGCCTGGCCAAGCCCAGCCTGGTGCTGCTGCGCCCCGAAGCCGGCGGCCCGCCCGTGGGGCCCACGGTGCTGCAGGCCCGACCCGGCGCCACCACGGTGCTGATCAACCAGGGCCGCAGCCAGCTGCGCCAGCCCACCGGCCATCCCCAGCTGGCCATCGATATGCAGCGTCTGGACCCCAAGACCCTGCTGCCCAAGGCCGGGCCTCAGCCAGCGCGGCAATAA
- a CDS encoding RDD family protein has translation MSEISGAERAAPSAPPVPGLARRLAAFLYEGVLLFGVVFLAGYLYSALTQQRHAMQGQHGLQAFLFVVLGIYFVWFWSRGGQTVAMKAWHIRVVDAQGRGLSQSRALARYLLSWLWFMPALLSVYLLGLQHQAGAIFSSLGMGVIAYAALAWLHPRRQFLHDALCGTQLVTQLPPARKPKP, from the coding sequence ATGAGCGAGATTTCCGGCGCCGAGCGCGCCGCCCCTTCAGCGCCGCCCGTGCCCGGGCTGGCGCGCCGTCTGGCCGCCTTTCTCTACGAGGGCGTGCTGCTCTTCGGCGTGGTCTTCCTGGCCGGCTACCTCTATTCCGCCCTAACCCAGCAACGCCACGCCATGCAGGGCCAGCACGGGCTGCAGGCCTTTCTCTTCGTGGTGCTGGGCATCTATTTCGTCTGGTTCTGGTCGCGCGGCGGCCAGACGGTGGCGATGAAAGCCTGGCATATCCGCGTGGTGGATGCCCAGGGCCGGGGCCTGAGCCAGTCGCGCGCGCTGGCGCGCTATCTGCTGTCCTGGCTGTGGTTCATGCCCGCCCTGCTGAGCGTCTACCTGCTGGGCCTGCAGCACCAGGCCGGCGCCATCTTCTCCAGCCTGGGCATGGGCGTGATCGCCTATGCCGCCCTGGCCTGGCTGCATCCGCGCCGCCAGTTCCTGCATGACGCCCTGTGCGGCACCCAGCTGGTGACCCAGCTGCCGCCTGCCAGGAAGCCCAAGCCATGA
- a CDS encoding diacylglycerol kinase has translation MNAPQQASDNPHKGRTGLDRILRAAGYSWAGLRAAYSGESAFRQEVWLMVVATPLAFWLGQGWVEVALLIGSLLLVLIVELLNSGIEAAIDRVGFELHDLSKRAKDLASAAVLLALLLAGGVWAAAAYQRFIG, from the coding sequence ATGAACGCACCTCAACAAGCCTCTGACAACCCCCACAAGGGCCGCACCGGCCTGGACCGCATCCTGCGCGCCGCCGGCTATTCCTGGGCCGGGCTGCGCGCGGCCTACAGCGGCGAGAGCGCTTTCCGCCAGGAGGTCTGGCTGATGGTGGTGGCCACGCCCCTGGCCTTCTGGCTGGGCCAAGGCTGGGTGGAGGTGGCTCTGCTGATCGGCTCCCTGCTGCTGGTGCTGATCGTGGAGCTGCTGAACTCGGGCATCGAGGCGGCCATCGACCGCGTGGGCTTCGAGCTGCACGACCTTTCAAAGCGCGCCAAGGACCTGGCCAGCGCGGCCGTGCTGCTGGCTCTGCTGCTGGCCGGCGGCGTGTGGGCCGCCGCGGCCTATCAGCGCTTTATCGGCTGA
- a CDS encoding P-II family nitrogen regulator yields the protein MKQITAIIKPFKLDEVREALAEVGASGLTVTEVKGFGRQKGHTELYRGAEYVVDFLPKVKVEVVVRDDEVDRCIDAILKAAKTGKIGDGKIFVTPVEQVVRIRTGETDEAAV from the coding sequence ATGAAGCAGATCACCGCCATCATCAAGCCTTTCAAGCTGGACGAAGTCCGCGAGGCCCTGGCCGAGGTGGGTGCTTCGGGCCTGACCGTCACCGAGGTCAAGGGCTTTGGCCGCCAGAAGGGCCATACCGAGCTCTATCGCGGCGCCGAGTACGTGGTGGACTTTCTGCCCAAGGTGAAGGTGGAGGTGGTGGTGCGCGACGACGAGGTCGACCGCTGCATCGACGCCATCCTCAAGGCCGCCAAGACCGGCAAGATCGGTGACGGCAAGATCTTCGTCACCCCGGTGGAGCAGGTGGTGCGCATTCGCACCGGCGAGACCGACGAAGCAGCGGTCTGA
- a CDS encoding NAD(+) synthase, which translates to MHFDNLYAHDFARIALASPECRVADPRFNSECHAELLREAAARGAAVVAFPELGLSGYTCDDLFHQRALLDGCEAALAALLKASEALPTVAVVGLPLRFEQRLFNCAVLLQRGRLLGVQPKSYLPNYGEFYEARQFSAADEALGDEIELLGQRVPFGSRLIFAASDLPLLRLHAEICEDVWTPIPPSSYAALAGASLLLNLSASNALVGKAAYRRQLVAQQSARCLAAYAYSSAGQGESSTDLAWDGHALLCENGELLAESERYAAGSQLITADIDLERLARERMRQTSFGDSVRQHAAQLKGFRTVSFSLGLALDAPLPLARRVERFPYVPADRARRDERCQEVYNIQVQALVQRLASSGIKKLVVGISGGLDSTHALLVAARAMDKLGWPRSHILAYTMPGFATGERTRDQAWRLMRAVGCEAAEIDIRPSCLQMLKDLDHPYARGEPVYDVTFENVQAGERTNHLFRLANHQGALVLGTGDLSELALGWCTYGVGDHMSHYNVNASVPKTLIQYLVRWVAETRQLGQAVDHGVLLDILGTEISPELVPASAAAQGQVLQSTEATIGPYELQDFNLFYTLRHGYAPAKIAFLARHAWGDRGQGAWPDEAHVARNEYSLAEIKRVLAIFVRRFFQGSQFKRSCVPNAPKVGSGGSLSPRGDWRAPSDSQAAVWLADLARIPD; encoded by the coding sequence ATGCATTTCGACAATCTCTACGCGCACGATTTCGCCCGCATCGCCCTGGCCTCGCCCGAGTGCCGGGTGGCCGATCCGCGCTTCAATAGCGAGTGCCATGCCGAGCTGCTGCGCGAGGCCGCGGCACGCGGCGCCGCCGTGGTGGCCTTTCCGGAGCTGGGGCTCTCGGGCTATACCTGCGACGACCTCTTCCACCAGCGCGCCCTGCTGGACGGCTGCGAGGCGGCCCTGGCGGCCCTGCTCAAGGCCTCGGAGGCCCTGCCCACGGTGGCGGTGGTGGGCCTGCCCCTGCGCTTCGAGCAGCGGCTTTTCAACTGCGCGGTGCTGCTGCAGCGCGGCCGCCTGCTGGGCGTGCAGCCCAAGAGCTATCTGCCCAACTACGGCGAGTTCTATGAGGCACGCCAGTTCAGCGCGGCCGACGAGGCCCTGGGCGATGAGATTGAGCTCTTGGGTCAGCGCGTACCCTTTGGCAGCCGCCTGATCTTTGCCGCCAGCGATCTGCCCCTGCTGCGCCTGCATGCCGAGATCTGCGAGGACGTCTGGACGCCCATTCCGCCCTCGTCCTATGCGGCTCTGGCGGGCGCCAGCCTGCTGCTCAACCTCTCGGCCTCCAATGCCCTGGTGGGCAAGGCCGCTTATCGGCGTCAGTTGGTGGCCCAGCAGTCGGCCCGCTGCCTGGCGGCCTATGCCTACAGCTCGGCGGGGCAGGGCGAGTCCAGCACCGATCTGGCCTGGGATGGCCACGCCCTGCTGTGCGAGAACGGGGAGCTGCTGGCCGAGTCCGAACGCTATGCGGCGGGCTCGCAGCTGATCACGGCCGATATCGATCTGGAGCGCCTGGCCCGCGAGCGCATGCGCCAGACCAGCTTTGGCGACTCGGTGCGCCAGCACGCGGCCCAGCTCAAGGGCTTTCGTACCGTGAGCTTCAGCCTGGGCCTGGCGCTGGACGCGCCCCTGCCCCTGGCGCGCCGCGTGGAGCGCTTTCCCTATGTGCCGGCCGACCGGGCGCGACGCGACGAGCGCTGCCAGGAGGTCTACAACATCCAGGTGCAGGCCCTGGTGCAGCGCCTGGCCTCCAGCGGCATCAAGAAGCTGGTTGTGGGCATCTCGGGCGGCCTGGATTCCACCCACGCCCTGCTGGTGGCCGCGCGCGCCATGGACAAGCTGGGCTGGCCGCGCAGCCACATCCTGGCCTACACCATGCCGGGCTTTGCCACCGGCGAGCGCACCCGTGACCAGGCCTGGCGTCTGATGCGCGCCGTGGGCTGCGAGGCGGCCGAGATCGATATCCGCCCCAGCTGCCTGCAGATGCTCAAGGACCTGGATCACCCCTATGCCCGCGGCGAGCCGGTCTATGACGTGACCTTCGAGAATGTGCAGGCGGGCGAGCGCACCAACCACCTCTTCCGCCTGGCCAATCACCAGGGCGCCCTGGTGCTGGGCACGGGCGATCTGAGCGAGCTGGCCCTGGGCTGGTGCACCTATGGCGTGGGCGACCATATGTCGCACTACAACGTGAACGCCAGCGTGCCCAAAACCCTGATCCAGTACCTGGTGCGCTGGGTGGCCGAGACCCGCCAGCTCGGCCAGGCGGTGGACCACGGCGTGCTGCTGGACATCCTGGGCACCGAGATCAGCCCCGAGCTGGTGCCGGCAAGCGCCGCGGCCCAGGGTCAGGTCTTGCAGAGCACCGAGGCCACCATCGGCCCTTACGAGCTGCAGGACTTCAACCTCTTCTACACCCTGCGCCACGGCTATGCGCCGGCCAAGATCGCCTTCCTGGCCCGCCATGCCTGGGGCGACCGCGGGCAGGGCGCCTGGCCCGACGAGGCCCATGTGGCGCGCAACGAATACAGCCTGGCCGAGATCAAGCGGGTGCTGGCCATCTTTGTGCGCCGCTTCTTCCAGGGCAGCCAGTTCAAGCGCAGCTGCGTGCCCAATGCGCCCAAGGTGGGCAGCGGCGGCTCGCTGTCGCCGCGGGGCGACTGGCGTGCGCCCAGCGATTCGCAGGCCGCGGTCTGGCTGGCCGACCTGGCCCGCATCCCCGACTGA